One stretch of Armigeres subalbatus isolate Guangzhou_Male chromosome 2, GZ_Asu_2, whole genome shotgun sequence DNA includes these proteins:
- the LOC134214640 gene encoding protein singed wings 2-like, protein MTIRLIHKEAFRTWLWCWISLTFYIHLLVAELPLSLKNLAIENIAIEECSNQQRLFEAHPRCYFDEPNKTVCFRGIENRRIRHFRARYNRNTELILCHWPWKSFDPYDLAELTPNIEKFSIMGEHLWTLKEDFPPLPYLWAINITGTKLNFTRNTTFSELTALRQVNMRGNALVRVVPLEFSSEHVDVFLHGNPWNCTNDMIWLLEEQSGFYADKSTLVCKDWKYTGRPVLTAMEYKRNLREHCRHEEIRNCTCLISYLRLSDSGRTFHPLITVNCTGKGFYDLPSYLPPNTTVLHVANNNITSVERLTTIDHYKKVQHIYLDNNKIESIDILEDSIWLDNFRILSLRGNKISRIRVYSVEHAFERNSNVGQLYLSNNPWRCGCRFATRMQAFLHKHESVVVDSRNITCYITDDDGHKSYHYMMVLTPNDVCLLTVHNKAAVYDILSILFASLILLIVIKLAYDYYIYRKYGKLPWLIMKMP, encoded by the exons ATGACTATTAGGCTCATCCATAAAGAAGCGTTCCGGACGTGGCTTTGGTGCTGGATCAGTTTAACTTT CTACATTCATTTGCTCGTAGCAGAGCTTCCGTTAAGCCTGAAGAATCTGGCGATTGAGAACATCGCTATCGAAGAGTGCTCCAATCAGCAAAGATTATTCGAAGCTCATCCCCGGTGCTATTTCGATGAACCGAACAAAACGGTTTGTTTTCGCGGGATCGAAAATCGACGGATTCGTCATTTTAGGGCTCGGTACAACCGCAACACTGAGCTGATTCTGTGCCACTGGCCATGGAAAAGTTTCGATCCGTATGATCTTGCCGAGCTGACGCCCAACATCGAGAAGTTTTCGATCATGGGTGAACATTTGTGGACGTTGAAAGAGGATTTCCCGCCACTTCCTTACCTGTGGGCAATCAACATCACGGGAACAAAGCTGAACTTCACGAGAAACACAACGTTCAGTGAATTGACAGCGTTGCGGCAGGTGAACATGCGGGGTAATGCTCTGGTTCGGGTCGTTCCTCTCGAATTCAGCAGCGAACACGTCGATGTCTTTCTTCATG GTAACCCATGGAACTGCACAAATGACATGATTTGGTTACTTGAAGAGCAGAGCGGATTTTACGCTGATAAATCTACGCTTGTGTGTAAGGATTGGAAGTACACCGGGCGACCCGTACTTACAGCCATGGAATATAAGCGAAATCTGCGGGAACACTGCCGACATGAAGAAATTCGCAACTGTACATGTCTGATTTCTTATCTACGTCTGAGCGATAGCGGTCGTACCTTTCATCCGTTGATTACCGTTAACTGCACAGGAAAAGGGTTCTACGATCTCCCAAGCTATTTACCGCCGAACACTACGGTGTTACACGTGGCAAATAACAATATTACATCGGTGGAGAGGTTAACCACAATAGACCACTACAAAAAGGTTCAGCACATCTACTTGGACAACAACAAGATCGAATCGATCGATATTCTCGAGGACAGTATATGGTTAGACAACTTTCGAATTCTGAGTTTACGTGGGAATAAGATTAGTAGG ATACGAGTCTACAGCGTGGAACATGCCTTCGAGCGCAACAGcaacgtgggacaactgtacctGAGCAACAATCCGTGGCGTTGTGGCTGCCGTTTTGCCACCCGTATGCAAGCGTTCCTGCATAAGCACGAATCGGTGGTGGTGGATTCGCGCAACATAACGTGCTACATTACGGACGATGATGGGCACAAGTCGTATCACTACATGATGGTTTTGACCCCCAACGATGTGTGTCTATTGACGGTTCACAACAAGGCGGCCGTTTACGACATACTGAGTATTCTGTTCGCCTCTTTAATTTTACTAATAGTCATCAAGCTAGCATACGATTACTACATCTATCGGAAGTATGGGAAGTTGCCGTGGCTAATAATGAAGATGCCGTAA